In one Denitratisoma sp. genomic region, the following are encoded:
- the rpsR gene encoding 30S ribosomal protein S18 gives MAFKPRNAKDAKKRKDDKGSRGMFKRRKFCRFTAEKIAEIDYKDVEILKDFITENGKIMPARITGTKTGYQRQLSTAIKRARFLALMPYTDLH, from the coding sequence ATGGCGTTTAAACCGAGAAATGCGAAGGACGCGAAGAAGCGCAAGGACGACAAGGGCTCGCGCGGCATGTTCAAGCGGCGCAAGTTCTGCCGCTTCACCGCCGAGAAGATTGCGGAGATCGACTACAAGGACGTCGAGATCCTGAAGGACTTCATCACCGAGAACGGCAAGATCATGCCGGCGCGCATCACCGGAACCAAGACCGGTTACCAGCGCCAGCTGTCGACCGCCATCAAGCGCGCGCGCTTCCTGGCGCTGATGCCCTACACCGACCTGCACTGA
- the priB gene encoding primosomal replication protein N, protein MAEPQNQLTITGSIIELAQLRHTPAGVPVLNFRIAHASEQIEAGLPRKAECELQAVALGQTALLLRGAKPGDDVRLSGFLAAKSTKSMQPVLHVQRIEFTEGMNHGV, encoded by the coding sequence GTGGCGGAACCGCAGAACCAGCTGACGATCACCGGGAGCATCATCGAACTGGCGCAGCTGCGCCATACCCCGGCAGGCGTGCCGGTACTGAACTTCAGGATCGCCCACGCCTCCGAACAGATCGAAGCCGGGCTGCCGCGCAAGGCCGAATGCGAATTGCAGGCCGTGGCGCTGGGACAGACGGCACTGCTGCTGCGGGGCGCCAAACCAGGCGACGATGTCAGGCTGAGCGGATTCCTCGCGGCGAAAAGTACAAAGTCGATGCAGCCGGTGCTGCATGTGCAACGAATCGAATTTACGGAAGGAATGAATCATGGCGTTTAA
- the rplI gene encoding 50S ribosomal protein L9, with product MQVILMEKVVNLGNLGDVVKVRDGYARNFLIPQGKAKRVTPENLAEFEKRRAELERQQAEKLSAAQEQAAKLEGIMVQITRKAGVDGRLFGSVTNFDIAEALKALGHEVEKSDIRMPQGPLKMIGDTQLQIALHSDVLVNITVSVLGEH from the coding sequence ATGCAAGTGATTCTGATGGAAAAGGTGGTCAACCTCGGCAACCTGGGCGACGTCGTCAAGGTGCGCGACGGTTATGCGCGCAATTTCCTCATTCCGCAGGGCAAGGCCAAGCGGGTCACGCCCGAGAACCTGGCCGAGTTCGAGAAGCGCCGCGCCGAACTGGAGCGCCAGCAGGCCGAGAAGTTGTCCGCTGCGCAGGAACAGGCCGCCAAGCTGGAGGGCATCATGGTGCAGATTACCCGCAAGGCGGGCGTGGACGGCCGTCTGTTCGGCTCGGTCACCAACTTCGACATCGCCGAGGCGCTGAAGGCGCTGGGCCACGAGGTCGAGAAGTCCGATATCCGCATGCCGCAGGGGCCGCTCAAGATGATTGGCGACACCCAGCTGCAGATTGCCTTGCACAGCGACGTCTTGGTCAATATCACCGTGTCCGTGCTGGGCGAGCATTAA